The genomic stretch AACTGGCGCCGGTCCACCCTGTTCAACTGCTACTACATCCCCATCCGGGAGGACTCGGTGAAGGGGATTACCCGCTTCCTGGACGAGGCCGCCCGCACCTTCGCCTACGGGGGCGGGGTGGGGAGCAATGCGGATGCCTTGAGGCCCAAGGGGGCTAAGGTGGGCAACGCAGGCATGGAGAGTTCGGGGGCGGTGAGCTTCATGGAGCTCTTCTCCACCCTGGCGGGGGTCATGGGGGCCAGCGGGGGGCGGCGGGGTGCCTTGATGCTCACCTTCTCCGACACCCATCCCGACCTCCTGGACTTCCTCCAGGTCAAAACCGACCCCGAGCGAAGCCGGGTGCGCCACGCCAACATCTCCCTAAGGGCCACGGACGCTTTTTTACAAGCCGCCTTGGCCGACGAACCCTGGACGCTTTCCTTCACCACACCCCGGGAGCACATAACCCGGACCATCCGGGCCAAGGAAGCCTGGGACCTCCTGGTGGAGGCCGCCTGGCAAAGCGCCGAACCCGGCCTCCTCTTCTGGGACCGGGTGCGCACCTGGGCCACGGCCCAGTACGGGGGGATGGAGGTGGAAGGGGTCAACGTTTGCGGGGAGGTTCCCATGGAACCCTATGGGGCCTGCAACCTGGGAAGCCTTAACCTGGCGGCCTTCGTACAGGAGCCCTTTACGGACAGGGCCCGGCTGGATTGGGCAGGCCTCGAGGAGGCCACCCGTTTGGCCGTGCGCTTCTTGGATGCGGTGGTGGACCTGGGAAAGAACCGCCATCCCTTGAGGGCCCAACGGGAAGCCTCCTTAAGAAGCCGGCGCGTTGGCCTTGGGATCATGGGCCTGGCGGACACCCTGGCCATGCTGGGACTGCCCTATGGTGCGGAGGAAAGCTTAAAGTTTGCGGAAGAGGTCATGCGCCGCATCAAGGAAGCCGCCTACTGGGAAAGCACCCGCCTGGCAAGGCAAAGGGGTTCCTTCCCAGCCTTTGACCCAAAGGAGCACATAAAAAGCCCCTTCATCCAGTCCCTGCCCGAAGCCCTCATCCAGGCGGTGGAAAAGGGCCTGAGGAACGCCGCCCTTCTCTCCATCGCCCCCACCGGCTCCATCTCCATCCTGGCCGGGGTGACGAGCGGCATAGAACCCATCTTCGCCCTCACCTACCTGCGCCATGCCGGGGGACAGGTGTTTTTGGCGGAACATCCCCTCTTGAAGCGGTACCGCAGGGAACGAGGAGGCGAGGTGCCAGATTGGCCCACGGCTCATACTGTGGATCCTTTCCAGAGGGTACGCCTCCAGGCCGCCTTGCAACGCCATGTGGACCAAAGCATCTCCTCTACGGTGAACCTCCCCCGGGAAACCCCCAAGGAGGTGGTGGAAAACCTCTTCCTCACCGCCTGGAAGGAGGGGTGCAAGGGCATCACCGTCTTCCGGGAGGGAAGCCGGGAGGAAGTCATCGAACCCCTGCCCCCGGTGGGGGTCTGCACCTTCTGCCAAACGGCATGACCCGCTACCGCATCGCCACCCGGCCCTACCTTCCCTACCCGGGGGAGCGCCTGGCCCGCAGAAAGGGTCTGGGAGGCGAGTTTTACGAGCTCCGCCCCTACGCCCCCGGTGACGAAATAAGGCGGGTCCACTGGAGGGCTTACGCCAAGACGGGAAGGCTCTACACCCGCCTGGAAACCGCACCCGAGCGAAGCCGTTTCCGCATCTACCTGGACGAAAGCGAAAGCATGCGCCTCTTCGGCAAGCTGGCCTACGGGGAGGAGGTGGCGAGGCTCCTCCTGGGGATCGCCCGCCAGGAGGACGCCCTGGCCCGGCTGGAACGGGGCAGACCGGAAGCCCTTCGCCCGGGCCGGGGCACCCTGGTCCTCATCACCGATGGGCTAGACCCCTTGCCCTGGCCCAGGATCCTTCCGAAACGGGTGGTCTTGGTCCAGGTCCTGGCGCCCATGGAGCTGGCCCCGCCCCTCGAGGAAGCCTTCCTCAAGGACGTGGAAACCGGGGAATCTCTCCCCGTGGGGCCGGAGGAGGTAAGGGCGTACCAAAAGGCCCTCGAGGGGCACTTAAAAGCCCTCCGCCTCCTCGCCCTTCTTCGGGGCCGCTACGCCCTCTTGAAGGTGGGAGAACCTCCCCTTCCCGCCCTCCTCCGCCAGGGGGTGGTGGAGCCCCTTTAGTACGCCTGGGTAAACTCCTCAAGCCCCAGGGCCCTTAGCCTTCCGGGGTCCACGCTTCCCTTCTCCCACCCCGCAAGCCGCCAGTAGGTGCGCACGCCCTCCTGGAAGGCCTCCCTATCCAAATAGGCCTCTGGACTGCCCTTGCGGAAGGGATGGAAGAAGCGCTCGGGTAGGCGGTCCTCCTCCGGACCGATCCCCTCCCGTAGGTTGAAAAGCCGGGTGAGCTGAAGCGTCCTCTCCCCTACCTCCAGCATCTCCTTAGGGGAAAGCCGCCAGCCTGTGGTGGCGTAGATGGCCTCCTGCCACTCTTCTGGGGTCCAGGGCACAAAGTCGCACATCACCAAGCTGTTCACGAAGCCCCGCTCCCGGGTCTTGGTCCAGAGCATGCGGATTTTGGCCTCGGAAAGGTCCTCTGGGGGAAGGGGCGCAAAGTCTTCCCCATAGAAGCGAAGCTCCTTTAGGGCCTTCCCCTCCTTGGCGAAGGCGGTGTCGTGCAGGTTGTGGTTGTGGTCGGCTCCCGTTGGGCTCACCGCATATCCCACCCCCAGGGCCCGCTTGTACCGAGGGTCATGCATGGGCACCTCCTGGCCCTTCACCTGCATGGCCAGCTCCGGATGGCCGATGGCCTCCGAAAGCCGCCTGGACCCCAAGGCCAAGAGCTCCCCAAGCCGCCCTTCCCTCCGGGCCAGCTTCTCTATGGCAGCGATCAAGGCGTCCCCGTTGCCGAAGCGGAGCCCCAGACCCTCGTCGTCCAGGTAGCCCTTCTCCACTGCCTCCATGGCCGTGGCAATGGTCACCCCCACCCCGATCACGTCCAGACCGTACTGGTTGCAAAGGGTGTTGGCTTTGGTGACCGCATAGGGATCCGTGACCCCGCAGGTGGAGCCCAAAGCCCCAAGCCCCTCGTACTCCGGCCCCCCGTACTCGGGGCGCACGTCGTACTTGCCGGTGCCCTCGATCCGCACCACCTGCTTGCAACGGATGGCGCAGGCGTAGCAGGTATCCCGACCGATGCGGATGCCCAGGGCGTCCAAGCTGGTGCCGTCCAAGGCCTCGGCTCCTTCCAGGAAACCATCTAGAAAGTTGTGGCTGGGAAGAACCCCCCGGAGATTGAAAGGCTTCACCGTGCCCACGGTACCCATGGTGACCAGGCCCGCGGCCCTTTCCATGCGCTCCCCCGCCATACGCCGGGCCAGGGTGGAGAGGAGGGCGGGATCGTGGTAAGTGGGACGGGTATCCTTTCTGGCCCGGGCGGAGACCGCCTTCAAGCGTTTGGCTCCCATCACCGCCCCCAGGCCCCCTCGCCCGGCGAAGTGGGCCAAGTCGTGGATCACGTTGGCGGTGAGAACTTGGTTCTCCCCGGCGATACCGATTTGGGCCACACGGGTGCTGGGCCCATGCGCCGCCTTGAGGAGGGCTTCCACCTCCAAGGGATCCTTACCCCAAAGATGGGAGGCAGGGTGAAGGGCCACCTCGCCACCCTCCACATGAAGGTATACGGGTTCCTCCGCCTGCCCCAGGACCACCAGGGCGTCCAGGCCGGCGTTCTTCATCTCGGCACCGAAGAACCCCCCGGCCTCCGCATCCCCATACCCTCCGGTGAGGGGGCTTTTGGCGGCCACGGTGTTGCGGCCCGACCCCGAGATGGGGGTGCCGGTGAGGATGCCGGGGGCAAAGATAAGGGCGTTTTCCGGGCCCAGGGGATCCGCTCCCTTGGGCACATGCTTCAAAAGAAGGTAAGCGGAAAGGGCCCTGCCCCCAAGAAACCTGCGCCAGAAAGCCTCGCCGTAGCTCTCATACCAGATCCGTCCCGTGGAGAGGTCCACGAAGGCCACGCGGTCGTGATAGCCCTTGGGCATAGCTAAAGTTTAACCCCTGGGACCAAAGCCCCAGGGGTAAAAAACCCTGCTTGAGCTAGCGGGTCTTCCCCGCCAAGAGATCCTCGGCCAGCTTCTGGGCCTTGTCCAGGACCGACTTGGGATCCGCCTTGTTCAAAATGGCCTCCTTGATGGCCTGGCCCAGGACGTCAAAGCGGATCTGCTCCCACTCCGCCAAAGCCGGCTCAAACTTGGCGTAACGGCTTTGGCGCACGATGGTGGCGAAGTCGGGGTTCTCGGTAGCGTAGGTCTGGTAGACCACATCCTTCAGGGCTCCCTCGGTCACCGGCACGTACCCGGTAGCGGTGGCGAAGACCGCCTGGGCCCTGGGGGAGAGGACAAACTGCAGGAAGTCCTTGGCCACCGCCTGCTCCTCCTTGCTGGCCTGGCGGAAGACCACCAGGTTGGTGCCCTGGACCAGGCCGAAGCCCACCTGGCCGGAGGTGCGGCCCGGCAGGGTGGCCACCCCCAGGTCAAACTTGGCTCCCTGGCGGTAGTAGGTGTAGCCGGCGGAGGTATCCACACTGAAGGCGTAGGGGCCGGAGCCCAGGTTCTGGTTGATGTACCCGGAGGTGATGGCCTTGGCCCACCCCTCCTTCACCCCGTTTTGCAGGAGGGTGAGGGCCTCCACCGCCTCCTTGGAGTTCAGCACCAGCTTGCCGTTTTTCAGGTAGCTTCCTCCCAGGTTGAAGAAGAAGTAGGCGAAGGTGGAGGCATCCGGCTGGAACCAGTAGACAGGCCCTCCTTCCGCTTGGGAAAGCTTCTTGCTTAAGGCAACGAACTCCTCGAGGGTAGCTGGCACCTTGGCCCCGTGCTTCTTGAGGAGGTCCTTGTTGTAATAGAGGACCTGGATGCTCTTGTTGAAGGGCACCCCGTAGACCACCCCGCCGAAGCGCACGGCGTTCAGGAAGGCCAGGTTGACCCCCTGAAGCTTCACCCCCAAGGACTCAATGGGCAGAAGGGCCTTGGCCTCGAGGTACAAGGCAATGTTGTTCTCGTAGGCCTGGGCCATGGCGGGCACCTTCCCTGCGGCGAAGGCTGCTTTGATCTTGGTGGAAAGATCCCGGTACCCCCCTTGAGGCACGGGGCGCACACACCGGCCTTGCTGGGTCTTGTTGAACTCCACCACCAAGTTCTCCAAAGCGGCCTTGGGTGCCCCGCCGGTGAAACCGTGCCAGAGCTCCGCCACCACCCTAGCCTTGCTGCACTGCTCCTTGATAACGTCCTCAGGCTTGGCCTGCTGGGCCAACGCTAGCCCCAAAACCGCCACCAGCAAAAGCGCTTTCCGCATACACAAGACCTCCAAGGAGAGTATATCCCTCCTCCTGTCAAGCCAAGGTCAGCCTACTTGAGCCCCGAGCGGGCAATCCCCTGGATGAACTGGCGCTGGGCGAAGAAGTAGCCCAGGATCACGGGGAGGATCACGAAGGTGCTGGCCGCCATCAAGGCTCCGTAGTCTGACCCCGCCTCGGAAACAAAGGCTTGCAAGCCCAGCTGCACCGTGCGCATCTCCGGGCTTTGGGTGACGATAAGGGGCCAAAGGAGGGCGTTGTAGGCCCCCAGGAAGGTGAAGATCCCGTAGGACACCAGCCCGGGAAGGCTTAAGGGCAGGGCGATGCGGAAAAGCTGGGTCAGGTACCCCGCCCCGTCTATGCGGGCGGCATCAAAAAGATCCTGGGGCAAGGAAAGGTAGAACTGCCGAAGGAGAAAGATGCCAAACACCGAGGCCAGCCAGGGCACGATAAGGGCGTAGTAGGTGTCCAGCCAGCCCAGCCTGGCCAGAAGCACGTAGTTGGGGATGAGGAGCACCTCCCCCGGCACCATCATGGTGGCCAGGATGAGCACGAACACCGCCTCCTTGCCGGGAAAGGGAATGCGGGCCAGGGCAAAAGCCGCCAGGGCCGCCAGGAAAAGCCCCACCGCCACCTGGGTCAAGGCGGTGAAGAAGCTATTGAAGAAGTAGCGCGCCCAGGGAGCCGCATGCCAGGCTTCCAGGTAGTTGTGGAGCACGTAGCCCAAGGCCCCGGGCACCGCATTCACCCACTCCAGCCGCCAGTACTCCCCCTGGGAGCGGATGGCGTCGGGGGGCAAGGGCGCCTCCAGAGGGACTTCCTTGGGCCAGAGCACCACCAGGGGCAAAAAGCGGAAGGCTTCCTCCGTGGCGTTGGTCAGCCGCACCCGCCAAGCCCCTTCCCGATACACCACCTCCACCCGGGTGCCATCCGCCCGGGGGTCAAAAAAAGCCCCAGGGGTGCGGGGTACCAAGGCCCTGGGCGGATGCCCTTCCCTCCCAGGGAAAACCAGCTCCACGCTCCTTCCAGGTGCCAAGCCCCCCCATAGAGGGCTATCCCCCAGCCTGGCTGCCTTGAGCCAGTTCGCCGGCTTCATGCGCTCGGGAATCCAGATAGGCTTGGCCTGTAGGGCTTCCTGGGGGCTTTTTAGGCTGGTGGCCAGCATCCAGTAGAAGGGAAAGGCCATGACGAGCCCCCCCAGGAGGAGGAGCAAGTGCACGAACAGGACACCGGGCCTAAATCTCATAGTTCACCCGCCTCTCCAAAACCCGCCTTTGAATCAGGGTGAGGACCAGGATGAGGAGAAAGGTCACCATGGCGATGGCGCTGGCGTAGGAGAAATCCGAGTCGCGGAAACCCTTGTTGTAGAGGTAAAAAGCCAGGGTAAGGGTATCCTGCAACACCCCACCCGTGGGGGTAAGGATGTAGACCTGGGTGAACACCTGGAAAGCTCCGATGAGCCCCAGGGTGAAAAGAAAGAAGGTAGTGGGGGAAAGAAGCGGCCAGGTGATGAGCCGGTGCTTCTGCCAAAAGCTCGCCCCATCCAGCTCCGCCGCCTCGTAATACTCCTTGGGAATGGCCTGAAGCCCGGCCAGGAGGATCACCACTTGGTATCCCAGAAAGTGCCACACGCTCATGACCATGATGGCCACAAAGGCCAGGCTGGGCCCCGCCCAAAAACCCTGGGGCTGAACTCCCAGGGGCTCGAGGAGAAGGGCGAAGACACCCTTGGGCGTGTTCAGCCAGTCGAGACCCGGGGTACCAAGAAGCCAGTTGAGAAAACCGAATTCCGGGTGGTAGATCCAGCGCCACACCGCCGCCGCCGCCGTGAGGGCGGTGATGTAGGGGAGGAAGTAAAGGGTGCGGTAGAACCCCAGGAAGGCCACCTGGGTGTTCAGGAGGATGGCCACCCCTGTGGCCAGGAGAAGACCCACCGGCACGGTAAAGACCACGTACCAGAAGGTGTTCCCCAAGGCCCTCCAGAAAAGAGGGTCCTGGAGGAGGATGCGGTAGTTCTCCAAGCCAGCGAAGGCCGCCGGGCGCAGGAAGTTAACCCGTTCAAAGAGGCTCAGGTAAAAGGCGTAAAGGGTGGGGAAAGCATGCCAGACCAGAAGGAGGGCTAAGGCCGGCCAAACCAAGGCCCAGCCGTAGAGGGCTGACTGCTCCTTTTCCCTCAGGCCCCGGCCAAACAAGAGGGCGAACAAGAGAGGAGCCAGAAAGGCCAGGGGTGGGAACCAGTACGCAAAAAGCCCAAGCCCCAAAAGGGCATGGTGCCGACCGAAACGAAGCCCCCACAGGACGAGAAGGGCGTAAAGCCCAAGCCCCGCCCCCACCCAGGCCCCCGGGAGAAAGCCAAGCCGGGAAGCGTACACACCCAGGGCAAGGAGCGCCCCCAAGGACAGAAGGGCATAGAGGGGAAAGGTCCGCATCCTGTGCCGGAGTATATAGGATGGAAGGGTGTGGACCCTCACCCTGGACACCGCCACTCCCTACCTTTCCTTGGGCCTTTTCCGCGGGGAAGAGGGGGTGGGCCGGGTGGTGCGGCTAGGCCGTAAGCACGAGGAAGCCCTGTTCGGCTTACTGGACGAGCTCTTCAGGGAAGTGGGCGTGGAGCGGGAGGAGATCGGCACCCTGGTCTTAGGGGAGGGCCCGGGTTCCTACACCGGCCTTCGCATCGCTTTGGCAGCCGGCATGGGTATCGCTTTAGCCTATGGAGCCAAGGTGTTTGGGGTAAGCTCCCTCCTCGCCGCCTGCTGGCCCTTTTTGGAGGAAGGTGGGCCTCCCCTAACCGCCCTTTTCACCGCCAGAAACGGGCTCTACTACGGGGCCACCTATGCCAGGCATGAGGGGAAGCCGCTTGTGCTAGAGCCCCCCAGGAAGCTCAAAGCCCAAGAAATTTCAAGGGCCCAGCTCCAGGGTAGCCACCTTCTCCTGGACGCCCCCCCAGATCCCAGGGCCCTTTACGAGCTTCTGCCCTTTGCCAGGGATGGGGTAGAGCCCTTGTACCTTTAAATAAAGCGTCCCTGCTAGTCCGCCGCCACTCCTGGCAACCGGGGTAGACGGTACTGGTAACTGGGAAGGGGTTCCCGGAAAGCGGTTCCCCTAAGCCTTTCCGCCATCAGCACCAGGTTCTCCCCGGCAATGCGGGCATCCTCCATGAGTTCGGTGTTCTCCTTGAGGCTCACGGCCCCCCGGTGATGGGCGTAGACCAAACCCAGGGGCGCCAGGACAAACCCCATGTAGGAAAGGGGCAGGAGCATCTGCGAAAGCGCCTGGCTGGCCCCTTCCTCCTCGGCCACCGCCAACAGGACCATGGGCTTGCCCAGGTTTAAGAGACCCTGGTTCTCCATGGAGGTCATGCGCTCCAAAAGGGCCTTCATCCGGGCGGAAACGCTAAACCAGTAGACCGGCGTGGCGAAAACCACCGCGT from Thermus antranikianii DSM 12462 encodes the following:
- a CDS encoding adenosylcobalamin-dependent ribonucleoside-diphosphate reductase; amino-acid sequence: MPRWYAQEEALKLALDFFQGDELRASVFLHRYALKDPEGRLLEATPEEMWQRLVQGVTRVEKGATQEFAWLFSDFRFVPGGRILFGLGNWRRSTLFNCYYIPIREDSVKGITRFLDEAARTFAYGGGVGSNADALRPKGAKVGNAGMESSGAVSFMELFSTLAGVMGASGGRRGALMLTFSDTHPDLLDFLQVKTDPERSRVRHANISLRATDAFLQAALADEPWTLSFTTPREHITRTIRAKEAWDLLVEAAWQSAEPGLLFWDRVRTWATAQYGGMEVEGVNVCGEVPMEPYGACNLGSLNLAAFVQEPFTDRARLDWAGLEEATRLAVRFLDAVVDLGKNRHPLRAQREASLRSRRVGLGIMGLADTLAMLGLPYGAEESLKFAEEVMRRIKEAAYWESTRLARQRGSFPAFDPKEHIKSPFIQSLPEALIQAVEKGLRNAALLSIAPTGSISILAGVTSGIEPIFALTYLRHAGGQVFLAEHPLLKRYRRERGGEVPDWPTAHTVDPFQRVRLQAALQRHVDQSISSTVNLPRETPKEVVENLFLTAWKEGCKGITVFREGSREEVIEPLPPVGVCTFCQTA
- a CDS encoding DUF58 domain-containing protein — protein: MTRYRIATRPYLPYPGERLARRKGLGGEFYELRPYAPGDEIRRVHWRAYAKTGRLYTRLETAPERSRFRIYLDESESMRLFGKLAYGEEVARLLLGIARQEDALARLERGRPEALRPGRGTLVLITDGLDPLPWPRILPKRVVLVQVLAPMELAPPLEEAFLKDVETGESLPVGPEEVRAYQKALEGHLKALRLLALLRGRYALLKVGEPPLPALLRQGVVEPL
- a CDS encoding aldehyde ferredoxin oxidoreductase family protein, with the translated sequence MPKGYHDRVAFVDLSTGRIWYESYGEAFWRRFLGGRALSAYLLLKHVPKGADPLGPENALIFAPGILTGTPISGSGRNTVAAKSPLTGGYGDAEAGGFFGAEMKNAGLDALVVLGQAEEPVYLHVEGGEVALHPASHLWGKDPLEVEALLKAAHGPSTRVAQIGIAGENQVLTANVIHDLAHFAGRGGLGAVMGAKRLKAVSARARKDTRPTYHDPALLSTLARRMAGERMERAAGLVTMGTVGTVKPFNLRGVLPSHNFLDGFLEGAEALDGTSLDALGIRIGRDTCYACAIRCKQVVRIEGTGKYDVRPEYGGPEYEGLGALGSTCGVTDPYAVTKANTLCNQYGLDVIGVGVTIATAMEAVEKGYLDDEGLGLRFGNGDALIAAIEKLARREGRLGELLALGSRRLSEAIGHPELAMQVKGQEVPMHDPRYKRALGVGYAVSPTGADHNHNLHDTAFAKEGKALKELRFYGEDFAPLPPEDLSEAKIRMLWTKTRERGFVNSLVMCDFVPWTPEEWQEAIYATTGWRLSPKEMLEVGERTLQLTRLFNLREGIGPEEDRLPERFFHPFRKGSPEAYLDREAFQEGVRTYWRLAGWEKGSVDPGRLRALGLEEFTQAY
- a CDS encoding ABC transporter substrate-binding protein, which produces MRKALLLVAVLGLALAQQAKPEDVIKEQCSKARVVAELWHGFTGGAPKAALENLVVEFNKTQQGRCVRPVPQGGYRDLSTKIKAAFAAGKVPAMAQAYENNIALYLEAKALLPIESLGVKLQGVNLAFLNAVRFGGVVYGVPFNKSIQVLYYNKDLLKKHGAKVPATLEEFVALSKKLSQAEGGPVYWFQPDASTFAYFFFNLGGSYLKNGKLVLNSKEAVEALTLLQNGVKEGWAKAITSGYINQNLGSGPYAFSVDTSAGYTYYRQGAKFDLGVATLPGRTSGQVGFGLVQGTNLVVFRQASKEEQAVAKDFLQFVLSPRAQAVFATATGYVPVTEGALKDVVYQTYATENPDFATIVRQSRYAKFEPALAEWEQIRFDVLGQAIKEAILNKADPKSVLDKAQKLAEDLLAGKTR
- a CDS encoding carbohydrate ABC transporter permease, with protein sequence MRFRPGVLFVHLLLLLGGLVMAFPFYWMLATSLKSPQEALQAKPIWIPERMKPANWLKAARLGDSPLWGGLAPGRSVELVFPGREGHPPRALVPRTPGAFFDPRADGTRVEVVYREGAWRVRLTNATEEAFRFLPLVVLWPKEVPLEAPLPPDAIRSQGEYWRLEWVNAVPGALGYVLHNYLEAWHAAPWARYFFNSFFTALTQVAVGLFLAALAAFALARIPFPGKEAVFVLILATMMVPGEVLLIPNYVLLARLGWLDTYYALIVPWLASVFGIFLLRQFYLSLPQDLFDAARIDGAGYLTQLFRIALPLSLPGLVSYGIFTFLGAYNALLWPLIVTQSPEMRTVQLGLQAFVSEAGSDYGALMAASTFVILPVILGYFFAQRQFIQGIARSGLK
- a CDS encoding carbohydrate ABC transporter permease, which produces MRTFPLYALLSLGALLALGVYASRLGFLPGAWVGAGLGLYALLVLWGLRFGRHHALLGLGLFAYWFPPLAFLAPLLFALLFGRGLREKEQSALYGWALVWPALALLLVWHAFPTLYAFYLSLFERVNFLRPAAFAGLENYRILLQDPLFWRALGNTFWYVVFTVPVGLLLATGVAILLNTQVAFLGFYRTLYFLPYITALTAAAAVWRWIYHPEFGFLNWLLGTPGLDWLNTPKGVFALLLEPLGVQPQGFWAGPSLAFVAIMVMSVWHFLGYQVVILLAGLQAIPKEYYEAAELDGASFWQKHRLITWPLLSPTTFFLFTLGLIGAFQVFTQVYILTPTGGVLQDTLTLAFYLYNKGFRDSDFSYASAIAMVTFLLILVLTLIQRRVLERRVNYEI
- the tsaB gene encoding tRNA (adenosine(37)-N6)-threonylcarbamoyltransferase complex dimerization subunit type 1 TsaB → MWTLTLDTATPYLSLGLFRGEEGVGRVVRLGRKHEEALFGLLDELFREVGVEREEIGTLVLGEGPGSYTGLRIALAAGMGIALAYGAKVFGVSSLLAACWPFLEEGGPPLTALFTARNGLYYGATYARHEGKPLVLEPPRKLKAQEISRAQLQGSHLLLDAPPDPRALYELLPFARDGVEPLYL
- a CDS encoding flavodoxin family protein, encoding MSLRVLGVNASARTDGFTAELLDEVLEAARRQGATTERLDLVRYPFPFCVGNYSQDPASCGPDTCVQGPWDGFGKIADKLIQADAVVFATPVYWFSVSARMKALLERMTSMENQGLLNLGKPMVLLAVAEEEGASQALSQMLLPLSYMGFVLAPLGLVYAHHRGAVSLKENTELMEDARIAGENLVLMAERLRGTAFREPLPSYQYRLPRLPGVAAD